GTAGGTTCAAATTTGAACGCCCAGTCATTCAGTGTCCTGTTCTTTGCGCCTACCTGAGCTGTGAACTGGCTGAATGCCTGTTTTACCTCATTTTTTTCAAATTCCAGCTGCGCATGATCGTAGCCATAGTAATGTATCTGGTTCCGGTCATAGCCAATGCTGCCACTGAGTTCCCACAGTGGGGTGAAGTAAGCGCCTGACCCCAGGATATTCAGCGCACTGTAATCCTGGTTTTTGATAGGACCTTTAGAGGAGGTATAATTAAGATAGAGTCCTGCATTATATTTCTCCTGGCGTCCGGTACCGAAGCCCGCCTGTATCAGTGGCGTACTCAGGTTACCATAACCTGCCTTAATGAAGTTGTTCTGCAAACGGCTCAGCGAATCCTTACCCAAAGCCAGTGGCTTCAGGGGAATAGGCTGGTACATGAAGTAAAGGTTCAGCCCGGGCACCTGGTATTGCAGGGTAGGACGGGTTGTGTCAAACCCTGGCAGGGATGCCGTCAGGTTCAGCTTTGCCGCATCCCGCAGTTTAGGGCGGTAATTGGAAATAATGTCAATGGTTTCTTCTTTGAGTTCCTCTTTTACTTTTTGTGCATATGCCTGTTGCTGCGTCAGGATACCTGCACTGCAACCTGCTACTGCCAGAAACCGGTGAATATATTTGATATAAGCGTTCATGCTAACTTAGTTCGGAATTATTTACTTGGATTTAATTTTAGAGGCAGCCTTTTCGTCTGCTTCTGCTTTGGCCAGTTTGTCTTTCGCTTCCTGTTTCAGTTCTGCGATCTGACAGTTCTCAGCGATACTCTGGAAGGTAGCTTTTGCATTGAAATAGTCTTTCTGACGGGAATAAACATCTCCCAGCAGAATATATGCTTTCGCTACCCAGTATTCGTAACCAGGAGTATTCTTGATCACTTCAAAGCCTGCTTTTTCTGCACCTGCCAGGTCGTTCTTCTGTAACAGGCAGTAAGCCAGATTGTAGCGTGCTTCCGCACCGATCTCTGATTTTGTCAGGCCTGCTGCTATCTTATATTCTTTGATCGCTTCATCATAATTCCCACCTTCCTGTTCGGCACGACCCAGGTAGGCATGACCGATGATCTGGTCATCTGTACTGATATTACTGCTGGACAGGAGGATCTCCGCGTAGCTGTTCACTTCATCCCAGTGTTTCAGCTGGTAGTTACTGCGCAGTAAACCGCGTGTGGCAGCAAAGGTGTTTTCCTTGGTGGTAGAAAGATCCTGCAACTGCAGATAGTAAGTGCGGGACTTCTCATAATTCTTCACCTGGTAGTAGTTAATATTCGCCGCCTGTAACGCTGCACGTTCTGCATACAGACTGTTATTTTTAGTCAGTACAAATTCGTAACCTGGTAAGGCACCTGCATAATCTTTGTTATTATAGGTACATTCTGATTTGTAGAAGTTAGCCGGTAATACAAATGCACCATTCGGGAATTTCTGCAGGTAGCTGTTGAAGGCTACGATTGCTCCTGCACAGTCGCCATTACTGAATTTCGTTTCAGCAGCAGCATAGCTCAGGGAGTCTTCTGCAGATGCGCTGATGTTTTGTCCGGATGCTTTCAGCAATGCGATGTAGGCGTCCGTTTTACCCTGACTTACATAGATGTCTTTTACAGCAGTTAAGGCTGCCTGTGCTTCCGGAGAGTTTGGATATTTCTCTATCACCTGGCGGTAATAGGAGATCGCCTTATCATCATTGTCACTGTTGAAATAACACAGACCCAGTTTCAGCAATGCACGGGGTGCATTCGGACCGTTAGGCTGTTTCTGTAATACCGTTTCCAGGTAAGGGATGGCTTCTTTATATTTCTCATCAGCGAGATATGTATTCGCAATTTCCAGGTCTGCATCATTACCAAAGCCGGAGCTCGGGAATTTATTGCCCAGCTGCTTCAGCAGGGCCACTTTCTCATTCACCTTACCCTGAATACCCAGAATGATCGCTTTCTGATAGGTGGCATAGTCTGAACCTGGCAGATTATTGCTGATGATCCTGTCATACAGGGCCATAGCTTTCGGATAGTCTTTCAGCATATAATAACAGTCAGCACTACGGAGGGCCGCATCTGTAGTGATACGTGCCGCATTCGGTCCGGTAGTGCGCTGTGCTGCTTCGAAGTGTTGCAGGGCACGGGTATAGTCTTCTTTTTTCAGCAGACTGTAACCCATGTTGTAGCTGGCTGTCTGGGCGTTTGCTTCACCGGAAGCAGGTACCGCACCAGTCAGATACGTGTTCAGGTAACGGATCGCGTCATCGGTTCTGTTCTGGCGCATAGAGATCTCTGCTTTCCAGAAGTTGGCCAGTTGCACGAGGTTCTTGTCATATGGATTCCTGATAGCCACATCCAGGAGGCGGTTCGCTTCTGCCAGTTGCTGGTCATTGATCAGTTCTGTCGCACGGCCGTACGCCACTTTCTGATATGCTTTGAGCACGGCAGGTGTTTTCTCCGGCATCGCCTCAATGATGGTCAATGCATCATTGAAGTTGTTGGTATTAGCAAAGAGGTTCACCAATATCTCGCGGGCTTCTTTGTTATAAGCGGAGCGCGGGTAGGCGCTGATAAAGCTGGTCAGCTCTGTGATAGCGGCATCCTGGTAACCCAGTTCATAAGACAGTTTACCATAGTTAAAGCGGGAGATCTCCTGTTGCTGTGGATTGGCACTGTTACGGGCACAGAATGCAAATGCGTTACGCGCGTTGGCTTTCTGATTGGTACGCAGATAACAGTCTCCCAGCAGGTACATGGAGTTTTGACCCAGGGAGTCTTTTTCACTGCTCAGTTGTTTGAAACCGTTGATGGCTTTACTGAAGTTGCCGGTCTGGTAATAGCTGTAAGATAGCTGGTAGATATCTTCTTTCCTTACTTCGTCAGCATTATCATGGAATTCCTGCAGATAAGGCAATGCCTTCTGGTACTCCTTTCTTTCGAAATAAGCCTGACCCAGTAACTGTTTCAGTTCAGCTTCGTAGTACAGTCCACCTTTTTTAACAAGCGGTTCCGCATAACTGATCAACTGGTCTTTTTTATTCTGGAAGTAATAGATCTCAGCGATATAATAAGGTACAATTGTGCTGTATTTAGGATCGTTCACAACGCGCTGAAAGCTGGTAAGTGCGTCGTTATACTGGCGGTTGTAGTAGGAGATGAAACCGTAGTAGTAGTTTGCCGGCATATAGTATTTACCGGGAACTTCCCTGATAGAGCCGAAGAGTGGCTGTGCTTTTTTGAAGTCTTTTACATTGAAATAGCAGTAGGCCAGTTCGAATTTGGCTTCCGCAATTTCGCTGTTGGAAAGGTTTTCAATATTGGCTTTTTCATACAGGGGAATAGCCTCTTTCAGCTTATTCTGATGGAAGTAGTACTTCGCCAGCTGATAGCTGAGCAGCTGCTCCCGGGCGTTGTTGTTGTAGTTGGCGAGGAACTCCAGCGCCAGCTTTTCTCCGTTGGCCTGACCCAGTTTGAGGGCGCAGACAGTATAATAATATTGGGCGTCAGTCTTGACAAGACTGCGGTTAGTCTCCTGGAAATAGGGGATGTTATCGATCGTTTGACGGAACAATTGCATTGCCACGGCGTATTTTTCCTGCTGGAAAAGTTGCTGGGCATCTTTGAAAACTTTATCCGGCTCTGTGTATACGCGGGTCTGCTGTGCTTTCGCCACAGGGCCAGCCAGTATACAGAAGGAAGCCAGGAATAAGTACCAATGTCCGGAAACAAGAAACTTTCTTAAGAATTGCATGCTTTTAACCTGTTATAACTGAAATTATGCGTTTAAAACGGACCCTGCACAGAAATTATTTTCTGGTCAGGATCAATAAAGTATTTGTTTGAGGGAGACAAAACAGCAACAAATATAGCTATTGGATTTAATTAAGCTATACGCCGTCTGTCTTAGAAGGCGGGAACCGGCCGGCCGGCACCCTGATACGCGGAACCTGTCTCTGGTACTGTTTGCCCTGGTCCTGAATTAAGGTGTTGACTTGCAAGAATTAAACCAACTTACTAATAACGGTATACCCCCCTGAAATAATTGCCTGCGTCAATAATGTTTTTTTGAAGATAATGATTGTTGGCCTGTTATTCTCATGTCTCCGGCGGATAGTTGCTCCCTGCCGCAGGAACGCTGTTAGGAATGGATGGTCTGTATCACCTGACATTAACAGCCTTTTAATTGTTTATTATTAATCATATTTTTGGCGGATGCTATAAACCTGAACTGAAACAGATTATCTAACACGCCTGCTGATGCCTTTGCCGGTAAGCAAGGGTAAGCAATAATCGCAGGAAAAAACCAAATCTTTATGAGTAAACTCTTTACTTCGCGTGTAAACACCGGCGCCGTTAACTTTGCCATGCTGATATTGCGGGTAGTTTCCGGGGCAATGATGTTCACGCACGGATGGGCGAAACTGAATTCCTTTTCTGCAAAAAAGGCTAGCTTCCCTGATCCGCTTCACCTCGGACACGCCGTATCACTGTCGCTGACAGTTTTTGCGGAAGCCCTGTGTGCGGCATTGATCGTGGTGGGATTACTGACACGGCTGGCCGCTGTTCCGCTTGTGATCTGTATGGGAGTAGTGGTGTTTATGGTAAAGAAAGGAGCGCCACTGAATGAAAATGAAATGGGTATACTGTTCCTGGCTGCTTTTACAGCCATATTATTTGCCGGTCCGGGTAAATACAGTCTGGATCACGTGTTTGGAAAAGGGAAATAGCATCCGGGCATCATCAGAAAGAATAAATTATGTTTATACAGACTACAGAGATTCGCGTACGTTATGGCGAAACAGACCAGATGGGATACCTTTACTATGGTAATTATGCACTTTACTACGAAGTGGGACGTGCGGAAGCCATCCGGACACTGGGTTTTACATACGCAGAACTGGAGAAACAAGGCATCATCATGCCCGTAGCGGAACTCAATTCGAAGTACCTTCGCCCGGCTTACTATGATGATCTTATAACAGTGAAGACTATATTGAAGGAATTGCCGGTCGATCATAAGATCAGATTCCATTCAGAATTATATAACCAGAAAGGTGAGCTGCTCAATGTAGGCGTAACCACCCTGGTATTCCTGCATGCAGACACCAGACAACGTTACGGCATGCCTCCGGTAATGATGGAGTGCCTGGCGCCTTTTTTTGAAAAAAGCCTCTAAATCATGTCAATACAAGCGGATAAGGTAACAGTAAGCATCATCACCATCGGCGATGAACTGCTGATAGGACAAACGATAGATACCAATTCAGCCTGGATGGCGCAACAGCTGAATGCCATGGGGATATGGGTGCACCGCCGTGTAGCCATAGGAGATGTGAAAGAAGCTATCCTGGATGCATTGGATAAAGAAGGCGCCGTGTCCGATATCGTGTTGATCACGGGCGGACTGGGGCCTACTGCCGATGACATCACCAAACCTACTTTATGCGAGTACTTTGGCGGCACGCTTGTAAGAGATGAGATCACCTATCAGCAGGTGATGGCCTTTTTTGAAAGCCGTGGCTTACCAGCCCTTAAACGGAATGAAGACCAGGCACTGGTTCCGGATGTAGCCACCGTATTGCACAATACCAGGGGTACCGCTCCTGGCATGTGGTTTGAAAAGGATGGCAAGGTATATGTTTCTATGCCAGGTGTGCCCCTGGAAATGAAAGGCCTGATGACCGATCATGTCCTGCCGCGCCTCCAGGAATACTTCCGGTTACCGGCAGTGGTGCACCAGACATTGCTGACTTCCGGTATGGGAGAATCTTTCGTGGCAGAGCGGCTGGTACATTTTGAAGCCGCTTTACCTCCGCATATCAAACTGGCATATCTGCCTTCCCATGGTCTGCTAAAATTACGGCTGACCGCTTCCGGATCTGATAAGATCTCCACGGCTGCCGCCCTGTCTATCTATTTCCACCAGCTGAAAGAGATACTGGCAGATATTACAGTATACGATGAGGACCTGACCATGGGAGAGGTGCTGGGCCGTACCCTGCATGCAAAGGGCAGGACAGTAGGCACCGCCGAAAGCTGTACCGGCGGGTATATAGCGCATAGCATTACACTGGTGCCGGGTAGTTCCGCCTGGTATAAAGGTGGCATCGTGAGCTATGCCAATGAGATAAAGAGCGCATTGCTGGATGTCAAACCCAATACCCTCCAGGCGAACGGTGCTGTCAGTGAAGCCGTTGTGCGGGAAATGGCCAGAGGGGCACTCGAACAGTTACAGACTGATTATATTATAGCGGTGTCGGGTATTATGGGACCAGACGGAGGTACGCCTGAAAAGCCCGTAGGCACCGTATGGATCGCAGTTGGTAGTGCGAAGGAACTGGTGACAATGAAGTACCAGTTGCGTTTCGACCGCCTGACTAACATACAGATGACAACAACTTATGCGATGAATGAATTGAGGAAGTTGATAGTATAAACCTTACTTTTGTTTCCGTACCAAAAAGCTAAACACAATTTTATGGCCATTGTAGAACTGGTAATGCCCAAAATGGGGGAAAGTATTATGGAAGCCACCATATTACGCTGGCATAAGAAGCCGGGAGATCAGGTAAAATCTGATGAGACCGTGCTTGAAATTGCCACTGATAAGGTGGACAGTGAAGTACCTTCTATTGCTGATGGGGTGATTACCGAGATACTCTACGCAGAAAATGACGTGGTACCTGTAGGTACTGTCATTGCACGTATCAACACTACTGCTGATGCCGGCTTCGCAACAACTGCACCGGTAGCTCCTGCGGTTGCACAAACGGCTCCTGCCGCTACACCGGTAGAAGCACCTGTTGCCACGCCTGAACCGGCAAGCGCTCCTTACGAAGCACAATTCGTGACCAGCGGTGCCCGTTTCTATTCTCCACTGGTGCTGACGATCGCACAACAGGAAGGCATCAGTTTCGCCGAATTGGAAAAAATACCAGGTACCGGTAATGAAGGCCGTGTTACCAAGAAAGATATGCTGAGCTTCCTCGAAGCGAAGAACAAAGGACTGGTGCCCTCAGCTGCACCCGTTCCACAGGAAGCACCTGCAGCACAACCGGTTAGCCAGCCCGTTGCCACTGCTACACCAACTGCTGCGCCAACTGCTACGCCGGCACCCACCAACGGTGTTTCTGCCACTCCGGCTCCACAGCCGGTACAGGCTACACAAGCGCCGATCAGCATGGGCAGCTACACGGGTACTTTTGAAATTATCGAAATGGACCGTATGCGTAAACTGATCGCAGAACATATGGTCCGTAGTAAACATACTTCTCCGCACGTTACCAGCTTCGCAGAAGCGGATGTAACCAACATGGTAAAATGGCGTGATCAGATTAAAAAGGATTTTGAGAAAAGAGAAGGTGAGAAGATCACGTTCACTCCACTCTTTATCGAAGCAGTGGTGAGATGTATCAAGAAATATCCGTTGCTTAACAGCTCTCTGGATGGTGACAAGATCATAATGAAAAGGGATATCAATGTCGGTATGGCAACTGCTTTACCGTCCGGTAACCTGATCGTTCCGGTGATCCGTAATGCTGATATGCTGAATCTGGTAGGTCTTACCCGTCAGGTAAATCATCTTGCGAATGCTGCGCGTAATAATCGCCTGAAACCAGATGATACTCAGGGGGGTACGATCACACTGACCAACGTTGGCAGCTTCGGTAGTCTTGCGGGAACGCCTATCATTAACCAGCCGCAGGTAGCGATCCTCGCGGTGGGTGCGATCAAGAAACGCCCGGTGGTGATCGAGACCGTTCATGGCGATACTATTGCTATCCGTCATATGATGTACCTATCTATGTCTTATGATCACCGTATTATTGACGGTGCGTTGGGTTCTACTTTCCTGAGCGCTGTGGCACAGGAGTTGGAGAATTTCAATCCGGAGAGAGAATATTAATAGTTAGTTTGGATAATATTGATAAGAGGTCGTTCAGCTATAAGCGAACGGCCTCTTTTTTTGCTGTTAACTATATAAGAGGTCGAAACTACGATCAGCCCCCGAAAACAGCAGGGTATAAAAATAAAAAGAGCTCCTGTAAGGAGCTCTCTTCAATTTCTTGACCGTGATAAGCTTGGCCAACAGAATTAATAACGACCACGGCCGCCGCCGCCGCCGTATCCGCCGCCACCGCGGTTTCCACCAAATCCACCACCTCTTGAGTTATTATTCGGTTGTTTAGGTCTTGCTTCGTTAACCATCAATTGTTTGCCTTCGATTTCAGTACCGTTCAAACTATCCATAGCCTTGCTTCCCTCTTCCTGGTTGGGCATTTCCACGAATCCGAAACCGCGTGAACGGCCAGTCTCGTGGTCCTTGATAATTTTAGCAGAAGTAACCTCGCCAAATTCGCTGAATATCTGGTGAAGGTCTGCATCGTTCAACCTGTAGTGCAGGTTGGCTACGTAAATGTTCATGACTAAAAAATTAAAAAAATGAAAAATAATATTGAAGATAAAGAAATAAGTTCAATAATAACATCGCGCCCAGAAATAATTTAATAAACAAAACATACTGGTAACACTTACCAGAATTACTACTTACATTTTATGGATTCCTGCAGCTTTTTTTGTAAATTAATAGTAAAATCCCATTAAATTAAATTCGTATGAGTAGCCTGAGCGAGACGTGGTTTGCGGACGGTTATATCGACTTTGAGCAGAAAAAGTATACTTTATTAGCCTATCTGCAGCAAATAACCCGCTATTTCAATCAAAACAAGCTGTATCCGCAGCTGTCTGACATTATTTTCCATTATAATAACCTGGTGGCTTTCAAGGATAACAAGCAATTTCTGCAACAACAGTTCCCTAAACGCCTGACAGCGATCAACATGGAGCGTCTGCAATTATTGTATGAACAGATCGTTGCCGATGATGAACTCATGCAGGAGCTGGAAACTATTATCCAGTACGCTATTCATAAAATGAACGGCGCTATCCGCGAAGGCACTGAGATCTATGAGTTTGTGGAAGATAGTCTGAGTATTTCTCCTGTCGGACTCATCCCGCTGGATACCCAGGAAGGTTATCTGATGCTGTGTGATGGCAGCTTCAGAGAAGTTGTGGTGTACGAATACCGGTTGAGCATCTTCGAACGGCATGATGAAAAATACAGAGGGATCCATACCCATTACCTGGATACTTTTACCAAAGACCTCGTTCATACCTGTGAACACATTAAAACAACGCTGATCCGCAAGTACAAAAAACTGCCGAATCCGGCGGTATACCGCGTTGATACAAATCTCGTGTTCCCGGTAAATGAGACGTTGCTGCCAATCGCCAAACGCTCACTGGTAAAATACATCGCCACAAATGCGGCTTAGGTGGCCCATGTGCAAAGCCCCGGTTGTTATAGCAAAATGCCATAACAACCGGTATATGACTAGTTCAATAATACGGGTGCACTGCTTCCAAAGATGACTTCTACTTCGTGATCCTGTAAGAATGGCTGGTAGTATTGACGGATGATCTTCGTCAGTTTTTCCTTTGACTGATTTATGTACAATTGATTGTTTTCCAGCTGTGCACGTGAGGTCTGATACAGTTTCTTCTGCACATCTGTATACGTCTCGTCATCCTGTGTCAGGAACCAGCCTTTCCGGTTGGACGTTTCCATTTTATCTACCTTCAGTTCATAACTCAGCAGTTTGGGCTGAGGGATATTGACAGTGATCTTCTTGTCAGATACCGTTACCTTAAAGTTTTTGTCATCTGCATTGATGCCATATTTCGCCAGGTAAGGAACGGACACCCAGATCGTATTTTCCAGGAATGCCTTTTTCAGATTGGTCGTCCATTCACCATCATCTGTTACATTACTGCGTTTGATAGACGCGTTTCCCTGTACTTCCAGACTAGCCAGCTCCGAGATTTCCCTTACGATCAGACTGTTGGAGAGGATATTCTGATTCACACTTTTGCTGCCAAACTGTTTACCCAGCCAGAAAAGAAGGATAGCCACAGCGATAATAAAAACGAAACGAAAAAATCTTTTCATAACGCAAAGCGATAGTTACTGCGGACGATCATCTGTACAGACGAAAGCCCAGGTGACAATGTTTTGTTAGTAATAATGTATACAATGGTCTGCAAACAGCAGGCCACTGGCCGGACAACGTTCCGGCAGGATGTTGTGTCTTCTTATTATAAGTTGTAACTCATACAGTAATACCCCGACGATAACAGCGAATATAATATTTATGCCGGATAGTCCCTACTGATTGCTGTTCACCGGACTATATCAGCTGTGTACCAATGAGGCAATCAGCTCCGCATGCTGAGGATATACGGCCCCCAGTCCGTCTTTCGTGGCCAGTTCAAAATCAGCGAAGTCAAACCCCGGCGCTACTGTACAGCCAACAAGTGCAAACCCACCCGGTATTGTTACCCTTGACGCAAACCAGTGTCCGGCTTTGATGACCAGCTGCGGTTGCTCGCCGTCTTCAATATTAAGTCCCAGTTTATGTACTGTCAGCACGCCCGCAGGATCTATATCATAAATGGCCAGTGCATGTCCATCATAAAAATGCCACATCTCATCTGCCGCAATACGATGGAAGGCAGAGAATTCACCATGCTCGAGCAAGAAATAGATCCCGGTAGATGCCTGCCGGTCTCCTTTCATGGCAGGAGGTAATTCACTTTGCCTGAATTGCCAGGAAGAACGGTAGGTCTCGCGGAAAGCACCTCCTTCCACATGTGATTGTAAGTTGAGATGTTCGCGCCAGTAGGACGCAGGGTGTCTTGGGTTGTACATATCACAAAAGAAAGAAAATAGCACGAAATGAAAAAGCCGTCCTGTAAACAGGGCGGCTCTCTTATTTTTCATTTTTAGTCAGCGTCTGTTTATGCTACGGCTACAGGTCTTGCTACCGGCATTTGCGCGATCGCAGTCTCCTGATTCAGTATCGGCGGCTCTCCTTTAAAGAAAAGGAAGTCCTGTGTGAATAAAGCCTGGCTATAGTAATCGTTGTTCGTGATAAACGTCTGCCACTCTTCTACATTCATTTGCTGCATATGACGCATCGCATCTCTGAAACGCAGCATTCTTGCAAATAACTGCGGAGTTAAACCAATCACTTCCATAAACTTCCGCTCCATGGTATGACGGGAAACTTTGAATTTCTTCGTCAACCATTCAATATTCGTATACCCCTGTGTGCTGATAATGTAATCTGCAATTTCATCCACCTGTTTCAGGTTGTGCGGGTGTGTGCACATCATGTTGGTGAAGGCGTCATCCAATACCGCATCCAGGGTCGTAATGTCATTGTGTGCCGCCAGCTTGCCTGTCAGCTTAGACCAGCATTCGCGGTCCTGCTTCAGTAAGTCACGGTAATAATTGTTGAATGAGGACATGTCAAGTCCTGCCAGTTTATAACAGCCATATGCATTCAGCTGTACCACCGTCATTTTCACAGGGCCCTTTACCATAATCTGATGATGACAGGTAAAATGTCCCACTATCGATGCCTGTGGTAATGTAAAAGATGCATGCAGCGTAGGCTGGAAGATCACTTCCCCTTCTTCGAGGAACACCATGTACAGGTCTCCCAGAGAAAAAAGGTTCTGCGGCAGATTGATCAGTCCCGGATTCGCGCTTTGTAAATGATAATACTGCTTAACATAGGGTGCCAGCGAAGTTGCCGGTTGGTAGATACGGAAATTCATAGGAACACGTATAAGGTTATCAGATAATCAAAACATCCACAATGTCGGCTAGGTCTTCAATTTCAATACAAACATAACAGTTTGAAGGTATATAAAAAAAATTAATTTGATTAGGTTGAATAACAGTTGATTGCGTCAGAGAAATTGGGGATGGAAACCTACCATCCCCAGTTTCGGCCTTTCTCCGTCGCAGGTATACCCACCTGCATCCACTCCGGTGCTGGTGCGTTTTTCAGGAAATGGTCGAAAAACTGCTGCTCGCGACGCTGAATATCTTTTCTGTTCTGACGCTGTACCAGGTTATGGGCTTCATTGTTATAATTCAGCATCCATACTGGTTTACCCAGTCTGCGCAAACCGGTGAACAGTTCAATACCCTGATACCAGGGTACTGCACCATCTGCATCATTACTCATAATTGCCAGTGGTGTCGTGACTTTCGGTAAATGGAACAACGGAGAGTTTTCAATATATAGCTCCGGCTTTTCCCATAGCGTAGCGCCGATGCGGCTTTGTGAACGTTCGTACTGGAACTGACGGTTCATGCCACTCTCCCAGCGGATACCGCCATAGGCACTGGTCATATTCGCCACCGGCGCACCTGCCCACGCTGCCTTAAATAAAGAAGTTTGGGTGATGAGATACGCCACCTGGTAGCCGCCCCAGCTCTGTCCCTGTATACCCATGTTCAGACTATCTGCCCACGG
The DNA window shown above is from Chitinophaga agri and carries:
- a CDS encoding tetratricopeptide repeat protein; this translates as MQFLRKFLVSGHWYLFLASFCILAGPVAKAQQTRVYTEPDKVFKDAQQLFQQEKYAVAMQLFRQTIDNIPYFQETNRSLVKTDAQYYYTVCALKLGQANGEKLALEFLANYNNNAREQLLSYQLAKYYFHQNKLKEAIPLYEKANIENLSNSEIAEAKFELAYCYFNVKDFKKAQPLFGSIREVPGKYYMPANYYYGFISYYNRQYNDALTSFQRVVNDPKYSTIVPYYIAEIYYFQNKKDQLISYAEPLVKKGGLYYEAELKQLLGQAYFERKEYQKALPYLQEFHDNADEVRKEDIYQLSYSYYQTGNFSKAINGFKQLSSEKDSLGQNSMYLLGDCYLRTNQKANARNAFAFCARNSANPQQQEISRFNYGKLSYELGYQDAAITELTSFISAYPRSAYNKEAREILVNLFANTNNFNDALTIIEAMPEKTPAVLKAYQKVAYGRATELINDQQLAEANRLLDVAIRNPYDKNLVQLANFWKAEISMRQNRTDDAIRYLNTYLTGAVPASGEANAQTASYNMGYSLLKKEDYTRALQHFEAAQRTTGPNAARITTDAALRSADCYYMLKDYPKAMALYDRIISNNLPGSDYATYQKAIILGIQGKVNEKVALLKQLGNKFPSSGFGNDADLEIANTYLADEKYKEAIPYLETVLQKQPNGPNAPRALLKLGLCYFNSDNDDKAISYYRQVIEKYPNSPEAQAALTAVKDIYVSQGKTDAYIALLKASGQNISASAEDSLSYAAAETKFSNGDCAGAIVAFNSYLQKFPNGAFVLPANFYKSECTYNNKDYAGALPGYEFVLTKNNSLYAERAALQAANINYYQVKNYEKSRTYYLQLQDLSTTKENTFAATRGLLRSNYQLKHWDEVNSYAEILLSSSNISTDDQIIGHAYLGRAEQEGGNYDEAIKEYKIAAGLTKSEIGAEARYNLAYCLLQKNDLAGAEKAGFEVIKNTPGYEYWVAKAYILLGDVYSRQKDYFNAKATFQSIAENCQIAELKQEAKDKLAKAEADEKAASKIKSK
- a CDS encoding DoxX family protein yields the protein MSKLFTSRVNTGAVNFAMLILRVVSGAMMFTHGWAKLNSFSAKKASFPDPLHLGHAVSLSLTVFAEALCAALIVVGLLTRLAAVPLVICMGVVVFMVKKGAPLNENEMGILFLAAFTAILFAGPGKYSLDHVFGKGK
- a CDS encoding acyl-CoA thioesterase, which codes for MFIQTTEIRVRYGETDQMGYLYYGNYALYYEVGRAEAIRTLGFTYAELEKQGIIMPVAELNSKYLRPAYYDDLITVKTILKELPVDHKIRFHSELYNQKGELLNVGVTTLVFLHADTRQRYGMPPVMMECLAPFFEKSL
- a CDS encoding CinA family nicotinamide mononucleotide deamidase-related protein encodes the protein MSIQADKVTVSIITIGDELLIGQTIDTNSAWMAQQLNAMGIWVHRRVAIGDVKEAILDALDKEGAVSDIVLITGGLGPTADDITKPTLCEYFGGTLVRDEITYQQVMAFFESRGLPALKRNEDQALVPDVATVLHNTRGTAPGMWFEKDGKVYVSMPGVPLEMKGLMTDHVLPRLQEYFRLPAVVHQTLLTSGMGESFVAERLVHFEAALPPHIKLAYLPSHGLLKLRLTASGSDKISTAAALSIYFHQLKEILADITVYDEDLTMGEVLGRTLHAKGRTVGTAESCTGGYIAHSITLVPGSSAWYKGGIVSYANEIKSALLDVKPNTLQANGAVSEAVVREMARGALEQLQTDYIIAVSGIMGPDGGTPEKPVGTVWIAVGSAKELVTMKYQLRFDRLTNIQMTTTYAMNELRKLIV
- a CDS encoding dihydrolipoamide acetyltransferase family protein codes for the protein MAIVELVMPKMGESIMEATILRWHKKPGDQVKSDETVLEIATDKVDSEVPSIADGVITEILYAENDVVPVGTVIARINTTADAGFATTAPVAPAVAQTAPAATPVEAPVATPEPASAPYEAQFVTSGARFYSPLVLTIAQQEGISFAELEKIPGTGNEGRVTKKDMLSFLEAKNKGLVPSAAPVPQEAPAAQPVSQPVATATPTAAPTATPAPTNGVSATPAPQPVQATQAPISMGSYTGTFEIIEMDRMRKLIAEHMVRSKHTSPHVTSFAEADVTNMVKWRDQIKKDFEKREGEKITFTPLFIEAVVRCIKKYPLLNSSLDGDKIIMKRDINVGMATALPSGNLIVPVIRNADMLNLVGLTRQVNHLANAARNNRLKPDDTQGGTITLTNVGSFGSLAGTPIINQPQVAILAVGAIKKRPVVIETVHGDTIAIRHMMYLSMSYDHRIIDGALGSTFLSAVAQELENFNPEREY
- a CDS encoding RNA recognition motif domain-containing protein — encoded protein: MNIYVANLHYRLNDADLHQIFSEFGEVTSAKIIKDHETGRSRGFGFVEMPNQEEGSKAMDSLNGTEIEGKQLMVNEARPKQPNNNSRGGGFGGNRGGGGYGGGGGRGRY
- a CDS encoding DUF4230 domain-containing protein, whose product is MKRFFRFVFIIAVAILLFWLGKQFGSKSVNQNILSNSLIVREISELASLEVQGNASIKRSNVTDDGEWTTNLKKAFLENTIWVSVPYLAKYGINADDKNFKVTVSDKKITVNIPQPKLLSYELKVDKMETSNRKGWFLTQDDETYTDVQKKLYQTSRAQLENNQLYINQSKEKLTKIIRQYYQPFLQDHEVEVIFGSSAPVLLN
- a CDS encoding cupin domain-containing protein, which gives rise to MKNKRAALFTGRLFHFVLFSFFCDMYNPRHPASYWREHLNLQSHVEGGAFRETYRSSWQFRQSELPPAMKGDRQASTGIYFLLEHGEFSAFHRIAADEMWHFYDGHALAIYDIDPAGVLTVHKLGLNIEDGEQPQLVIKAGHWFASRVTIPGGFALVGCTVAPGFDFADFELATKDGLGAVYPQHAELIASLVHS
- a CDS encoding DUF6597 domain-containing transcriptional factor, whose translation is MNFRIYQPATSLAPYVKQYYHLQSANPGLINLPQNLFSLGDLYMVFLEEGEVIFQPTLHASFTLPQASIVGHFTCHHQIMVKGPVKMTVVQLNAYGCYKLAGLDMSSFNNYYRDLLKQDRECWSKLTGKLAAHNDITTLDAVLDDAFTNMMCTHPHNLKQVDEIADYIISTQGYTNIEWLTKKFKVSRHTMERKFMEVIGLTPQLFARMLRFRDAMRHMQQMNVEEWQTFITNNDYYSQALFTQDFLFFKGEPPILNQETAIAQMPVARPVAVA